Proteins encoded within one genomic window of Triticum aestivum cultivar Chinese Spring chromosome 2D, IWGSC CS RefSeq v2.1, whole genome shotgun sequence:
- the LOC123053065 gene encoding dCTP pyrophosphatase 1 produces the protein MNAVVSEEAGAGGGAAAAAAAAVTLEELRKKMADFARERDWEQYHSPRNLLLALVGEVGELSEIFQWKGEVPKGLPGWEERETEHLGEELADVLLYLVRLSDMCGVDLGKAALRKIDLNARKYPAGPGCRPSKKGAHCSDDTGDRRDDCGDVVAVVRADEIKEEHAS, from the exons atGAATGCTGTTGTGTCGGAggaggcgggcgcgggcggcggcgcggcggcggcggcggcggcggcggtgaccctGGAGGAGCTGAGGAAGAAGATGGCCGACTTCGCCAGGGAGAGGGATTGGGAGCAGTACCACAGCCCAAGGAACCTCCTGCTTGCTCTG GTGGGTGAGGTGGGGGAGCTCTCTGAGATATTCCAGTGGAAAGGGGAGGTGCCCAAGGGGCTGCCCGGGTGGGAAGAGAGGGAGACGGAGCACCTCGGTGAGGAGCTCGCAGACGTGCTCCTCTACCTCGTCCGCCTCTCGGACATGTGCGGTGTCGACCTGGGCAAGGCCGCGCTGCGCAAGATCGACCTCAACGCTCGCAAGTACCCCGCCGGGCCCGGCTGCAGGCCATCCAAGAAGGGCGCCCACTGCTCCGACGACACCGGTGACCGCCGCGATGATTGCGGCGACGTGGTGGCTGTCGTCCGCGCCGACGAGATCAAGGAGGAACATGCTAGCTAA